One Gordonia westfalica genomic region harbors:
- a CDS encoding helix-turn-helix domain-containing protein: protein MAERQLDETHIRDTLRALMNQRGFSMARLGRYAGCSKSFIGHLCAENKTTCTPQLAERIAEALDVPLHLLFVEHASASNGRNSNQRRVVA from the coding sequence ATGGCCGAAAGGCAGTTGGATGAAACTCACATCCGGGACACTCTCCGAGCACTGATGAACCAGCGCGGATTTTCGATGGCCAGGCTTGGGCGGTATGCCGGATGCTCAAAGAGCTTCATTGGGCACCTCTGCGCCGAGAACAAGACCACGTGCACACCGCAGTTGGCCGAACGCATCGCGGAGGCTCTCGACGTGCCTCTGCATCTCCTTTTCGTGGAGCACGCATCCGCTAGCAATGGACGTAATAGCAATCAACGGCGGGTGGTCGCGTGA
- a CDS encoding DUF3263 domain-containing protein, translating into MTDEEKAMLDLAGRRWNYAGNLEQKVRDEFGISLTRFWQIVNRLLDTQEALSYSPQVVNRLR; encoded by the coding sequence ATGACGGACGAAGAGAAGGCGATGCTCGACCTGGCCGGGCGGAGATGGAACTACGCCGGCAACCTCGAGCAGAAGGTGCGAGACGAGTTCGGCATCAGCCTCACCCGGTTCTGGCAGATTGTGAACCGCCTCCTGGACACTCAGGAAGCTTTAAGCTACTCACCGCAGGTGGTGAACCGTCTGCGGTGA
- a CDS encoding tyrosine-type recombinase/integrase — MDTIAAPRLKPRTLATYRSTIKHQLIPHVGSKKLGKLTPTDVRRMVNHVADAHTTRTAQAAYSVLAKALGDAVKDGKIGNNPCERMDRPQARSEERVPLTVEQARAVLLHVASRDATDAARWSLALLTGARQAEALGLTWDRVDLGVGVIDISWQLARLKLKKGPRPQGDVYPREAFDVPDTFTFTPVHWTACLVPTKTSGSRRLVPLLPPVVAALTELWEQKGNPSQGLVFTRDDGAAIQPRDDTLAWKQLCVQAAVVGKVEDAPDQHAARHTVATLLQEAGVEEATRMAILGHTTTTSHRQYAHTSTDLTRAALGQLEKLLALPDV; from the coding sequence GTGGACACGATCGCCGCGCCACGCCTGAAACCCCGCACCCTCGCCACCTACCGGTCCACCATCAAACACCAACTCATCCCGCATGTCGGGTCGAAGAAGCTGGGGAAGCTCACCCCCACTGATGTTCGCCGCATGGTCAACCACGTCGCCGACGCACACACCACCCGCACCGCCCAAGCCGCCTACTCAGTGTTGGCGAAAGCGTTGGGGGATGCAGTGAAAGACGGGAAGATCGGCAACAACCCGTGCGAGCGTATGGACCGCCCCCAGGCCCGCTCCGAGGAGCGCGTTCCCCTCACTGTGGAGCAGGCACGGGCAGTGCTTCTGCATGTGGCGTCACGTGACGCAACAGACGCAGCCCGCTGGTCATTGGCCCTACTGACCGGTGCCCGCCAAGCCGAAGCTTTGGGCCTCACCTGGGATCGTGTCGACCTCGGTGTGGGTGTCATTGACATCTCGTGGCAGTTGGCCCGGTTGAAGTTGAAGAAAGGCCCTCGCCCGCAAGGTGACGTGTATCCGCGGGAAGCGTTCGACGTCCCCGACACCTTCACCTTCACCCCGGTGCACTGGACGGCGTGCCTGGTGCCCACGAAGACGTCGGGGTCGCGTCGGCTGGTGCCCTTGCTGCCGCCCGTGGTTGCTGCGCTCACCGAATTGTGGGAGCAGAAGGGCAACCCGTCGCAGGGGTTGGTGTTCACCCGGGACGATGGGGCGGCCATCCAGCCCCGCGACGACACCCTCGCTTGGAAGCAGCTGTGTGTACAAGCCGCGGTAGTGGGGAAGGTGGAGGACGCGCCGGATCAGCACGCCGCCCGCCACACTGTCGCCACCCTCCTGCAGGAGGCCGGCGTGGAGGAAGCCACCCGAATGGCCATCTTGGGGCACACCACCACTACGTCGCACCGGCAGTACGCGCACACCTCCACCGACCTCACCCGCGCCGCCCTCGGGCAACTCGAGAAACTACTCGCGCTTCCCGACGTCTAG
- a CDS encoding tyrosine-type recombinase/integrase yields the protein MPPKKRRRAKGEGGLYQRADGMWMAQVLLPDGKYYQRGRKKYADAVAELAAMRKDLANGILPNAGQITVAQWLDYWVDTIAAPRLKPRTLATYRSTIKHQLIPHVGSKKLGKLTPTDVRRMVNHVADAHTTRTAQAAYSVLAKALGDAVKDGKIGNNPCERMDRPQARSEERVPLTVEQARAVLLHVASRDATDAARWSLALLTGARQAEALGLTWDRVDLGVGVIDISWQLARLKLKKGPRPQGDVYPREAFDVPDTFTFTPVHWTACLVPTKTSGSRRLVPLLPPVVAALTELWEQKGNPSQGLVFTRDDGAAIQPRDDTLAWKQLCVQAAVVGKVEDAPDQHAARHTVATLLQEAGVEEATRMAILGHTTTTSHRQYAHTSTDLTRAALGQLEKLLALPDV from the coding sequence ATGCCCCCGAAGAAGCGCCGTAGGGCGAAAGGTGAAGGCGGACTGTACCAACGGGCCGACGGCATGTGGATGGCGCAAGTCCTCCTCCCCGACGGCAAGTACTACCAACGTGGACGCAAGAAATACGCCGACGCCGTGGCCGAACTCGCAGCCATGCGGAAAGACCTCGCGAACGGCATCCTCCCCAACGCCGGCCAGATCACCGTCGCCCAGTGGCTGGACTACTGGGTGGACACGATCGCCGCGCCACGCCTGAAACCCCGCACCCTCGCCACCTACCGGTCCACCATCAAACACCAACTCATCCCGCATGTCGGGTCGAAGAAGCTGGGGAAGCTCACCCCCACTGATGTTCGCCGCATGGTCAACCACGTCGCCGACGCACACACCACCCGCACCGCCCAAGCCGCCTACTCAGTGTTGGCGAAAGCGTTGGGGGATGCAGTGAAAGACGGGAAGATCGGCAACAACCCGTGCGAGCGTATGGACCGCCCCCAGGCCCGCTCCGAGGAGCGCGTTCCCCTCACTGTGGAGCAGGCACGGGCAGTGCTTCTGCATGTGGCGTCACGTGACGCAACAGACGCAGCCCGCTGGTCATTGGCCCTACTGACCGGTGCCCGCCAAGCCGAAGCTTTGGGCCTCACCTGGGATCGTGTCGACCTCGGTGTGGGTGTCATTGACATCTCGTGGCAGTTGGCCCGGTTGAAGTTGAAGAAAGGCCCTCGCCCGCAAGGTGACGTGTATCCGCGGGAAGCGTTCGACGTCCCCGACACCTTCACCTTCACCCCGGTGCACTGGACGGCGTGCCTGGTGCCCACGAAGACGTCGGGGTCGCGTCGGCTGGTGCCCTTGCTGCCGCCCGTGGTTGCTGCGCTCACCGAATTGTGGGAGCAGAAGGGCAACCCGTCGCAGGGGTTGGTGTTCACCCGGGACGATGGGGCGGCCATCCAGCCCCGCGACGACACCCTCGCTTGGAAGCAGCTGTGTGTACAAGCCGCGGTAGTGGGGAAGGTGGAGGACGCGCCGGATCAGCACGCCGCCCGCCACACTGTCGCCACCCTCCTGCAGGAGGCCGGCGTGGAGGAAGCCACCCGAATGGCCATCTTGGGGCACACCACCACTACGTCGCACCGGCAGTACGCGCACACCTCCACCGACCTCACCCGCGCCGCCCTCGGGCAACTCGAGAAACTACTCGCGCTTCCCGACGTCTAG